Proteins encoded by one window of Salvia splendens isolate huo1 chromosome 14, SspV2, whole genome shotgun sequence:
- the LOC121765751 gene encoding serine carboxypeptidase-like 20, whose translation MRLFDLFHCLLLLVLNQIAFTFYSASSAPDGNLVTKLPGFSGSLPSKHYSGYVTINEEKLYYYFVESERNPSKDPVVLWLNGGPGCSSFDGFIYEHGPFNFAKEPHGGFPTLHLNPYSWSKVSSMIYLDSPAGVGLSYSTNESDYITGDLKTASDSHKFLLKWFELYPEYQSNPFYISGESYAGVYVPTLAFEVANGIDVGVKPIINLKGYLVGNGVADDVFDGNALVPFAHGMGLISDELFEAVNSECNGAYYNPTSQNCENKLVKVDEALKDLNIYDILEPCYHAPASITQLKNTSVPLSFRKLGETERPLPVRKRIFGRAWPYRAPVRDGYVPTWPQLLNGENVPCTDEEVADIWLNNDAVRKALHADSADLSGRWDLCTDRISFHHDSGSMIKYHKNLTSRGYQALIYSGDHDMCVPFTGSEAWTRSIGYKITDEWRPWYVKGQVSGYTQGYDYNLTFLTIKGAGHTVPEYKPSEALEFYSRFLAGAKI comes from the exons ATGAGACTTTTTGACCTTTTCCACTGTTTGCTGCTACTTGTTCTGAATCAAATTGCATTCACCTTCTATTCAGCATCATCTGCGCCAGATGGCAATCTTGTTACAAAGCTCCCTGGATTCAGTGGCAGTCTCCCTTCCAAGCACTATTCTGG GTATGTCACTATTAATGAGGAGAAATTGTATTACTATTTTGTGGAGTCTGAGAGGAATCCATCAAAGGACCCTGTGGTGCTCTGGCTCAATGGTGGTCCGGGTTGCTCTAGCTTTGATGGATTCATCTACGAGCATG GACCCTTCAATTTTGCAAAGGAGCCACATGGTGGCTTCCCAACTCTGCATCTCAATCCATACAGCTGGTCCAAG GTCTCTAGTATGATATATCTAGACTCCCCGGCTGGTGTTGGATTATCTTACTCAACAAACGAATCAGATTACATCACCGGAGACCTAAAGACTGCTTCTGACTCTCATAAATTTCTCCTCAAG TGGTTTGAGCTCTACCCGGAATACCAGAGCAACCCATTCTACATATCGGGAGAATCATATGCCGGAGTCTATGTCCCAACTTTGGCTTTTGAAGTAGCTAATG GAATTGATGTTGGTGTGAAGCCTATCATTAACCTCAAG GGGTACCTGGTGGGAAACGGAGTTGCTGACGATGTGTTTGATGGCAATGCTCTCGTACCATTCGCTCATGGAATGGGCCTCATTTCGGATGAACTATTTGAG GCAGTAAACTCTGAATGCAACGGTGCTTACTACAATCCGACGAGCCAGAACTGTGAGAACAAACTTGTCAAAGTTGATGAA GCTCTCAAGGACCTAAATATATACGACATTCTTGAGCCATGCTATCATGCCCCGGCAAGTATCACTCAACTCAAGAACACAAGTGTGCCACTGAGCTTCAGGAAATTAGGTGAGACCGAAAGGCCTCTACCCGTTAGAAAAAGAATTTTTGGGCGTGCATGGCCCTACAGAGCTCCAGTTAGAGACGGATATGTCCCAACATGGCCACAGCTTCTGAATGGCGAAAATGTTCCTTGCAC GGATGAAGAGGTCGCGGACATATGGCTAAACAACGATGCAGTTAGGAAGGCGCTTCATGCTGACAGC GCAGACCTATCCGGAAGGTGGGATCTTTGCACGGATCGGATTTCATTTCACCATGATTCTGGGAGCATGATCAAGTATCACAAGAACCTCACATCACGCGGGTATCAAGCCCTTATCTACAG TGGAGATCATGATATGTGTGTCCCATTTACGGGAAGTGAAGCCTGGACAAGATCGATCGGATACAAGATTACTGATGAGTGGAGGCCTTGGTACGTGAAAGGCCAAGTTAGTGG GTACACTCAAGGCTATGACTACAACCTCACCTTCCTCACCATCAAG GGGGCCGGACACACCGTGCCAGAATACAAGCCATCTGAGGCGTTAGAGTTCTATTCGCGCTTCTTGGCTGGGGCAAAGATATGA